In Balneolales bacterium ANBcel1, one genomic interval encodes:
- a CDS encoding tyrosine recombinase XerC, with translation MSGYKLLDRFIRFMEVERNASQNTRQAYQRDLRQFLDFCCEQWKTDPEAIDYRRIDRLIIRLWLGSLMQEKYAKTTLARKTASVRSFLKYCYKRGMIHHNPAQLLMVPKKDRKLPKSIRPEQIELMMELVDTETAGGKRDLAFLELLYSSGMRLSELTTLNMPDIDVNNNRVKVQGKGSKQRVIPFGNTAREALVRYLECRSELIGKKSVEDDRNALFLTDTGKRIYPRLIQRKVRGYLSRVSEVTCKSPHAIRHSFATHLLDRGAGIRVIKELLGHADLSATQIYTGTSIEHLRKSYQSAHPRADTRDEN, from the coding sequence ATGAGCGGTTACAAACTGTTGGATCGTTTTATTCGATTTATGGAAGTTGAGCGGAATGCCTCACAAAATACACGTCAGGCATATCAGCGCGACCTGCGACAGTTTTTAGACTTCTGTTGCGAGCAGTGGAAAACTGACCCGGAGGCCATTGACTACCGCCGAATCGACAGGCTGATAATCCGTCTTTGGCTGGGATCGCTGATGCAGGAAAAGTACGCCAAAACAACCCTGGCTCGTAAAACGGCATCGGTTCGCTCTTTCCTGAAGTATTGCTATAAAAGAGGCATGATTCATCACAATCCGGCTCAATTGCTGATGGTCCCCAAAAAAGACCGGAAGCTTCCGAAATCTATCCGGCCGGAACAAATTGAGCTCATGATGGAGCTGGTTGACACAGAAACGGCCGGTGGTAAACGGGATCTTGCGTTTCTAGAATTGCTTTACAGCTCGGGGATGCGCCTGTCCGAATTGACAACGCTCAACATGCCGGATATCGATGTAAATAATAACCGCGTCAAGGTACAGGGAAAAGGATCAAAACAACGGGTGATTCCATTTGGGAATACCGCCAGGGAGGCGCTTGTCCGCTACCTGGAGTGCCGCTCGGAGCTGATCGGAAAAAAGTCGGTAGAAGATGATCGAAACGCCCTGTTTCTCACCGATACGGGAAAAAGGATCTACCCCCGGCTTATTCAGCGAAAAGTGCGCGGCTATCTCTCAAGGGTGAGCGAAGTCACCTGCAAGAGTCCGCATGCCATTCGCCACAGTTTTGCAACGCATCTGCTGGATCGGGGAGCAGGAATACGGGTGATCAAGGAATTGCTGGGACACGCGGATTTGTCCGCTACCCAGATTTACACCGGAACCAGCATAGAGCACCTGAGAAAATCCTACCAGTCGGCTCATCCCAGAGCGGATACCCGGGATGAGAACTGA
- a CDS encoding DUF494 family protein, translated as MRLKDISLDRLKGYNKAEISAAYSWLMHKYENGEISQQKRDPGHKPAPRVLHPSERIQISPEAYGYLLDLYYLGILDASEMERLIEIAVFRPEGVSDPSEIKQWVAGLLFENKRSPQHPTAGLRGNEMIN; from the coding sequence ATGCGGCTGAAAGATATCAGCCTGGATAGGCTGAAAGGCTACAACAAGGCCGAAATCAGCGCGGCTTATTCCTGGCTAATGCATAAATATGAAAACGGCGAGATTTCGCAGCAAAAAAGAGACCCGGGACACAAGCCTGCCCCAAGAGTACTGCATCCCAGCGAGCGAATTCAAATATCACCCGAGGCATACGGATATTTGCTGGATTTGTATTATCTGGGAATTCTGGATGCTTCAGAAATGGAGCGCCTGATCGAAATTGCGGTATTTCGTCCGGAAGGAGTCAGTGACCCGTCAGAAATTAAACAATGGGTGGCTGGCTTGCTGTTTGAAAACAAGCGTTCACCACAACATCCAACTGCCGGACTCAGGGGAAACGAAATGATAAACTGA
- the ybeY gene encoding rRNA maturation RNase YbeY, with product MNSSVSYCIFNESGISVPLDETYLKHVIKRIEEKESCSFFEIEVVFVDDDTILEMNRKYLGHDYVTDILTFPYEDHSKPLEGTLYCCAQQIARQAAEHGEPFDIEVKRVVIHGLLHLVGYDDASEAEKHDMRRLENFYLG from the coding sequence TTGAACTCATCGGTCTCATATTGCATTTTCAACGAAAGCGGGATATCTGTACCCCTTGATGAAACATATCTGAAGCACGTCATAAAACGTATCGAAGAAAAAGAATCATGTTCGTTTTTTGAGATTGAAGTTGTATTTGTGGATGACGATACCATTCTTGAAATGAATCGAAAATATCTTGGGCATGATTATGTTACGGATATATTGACATTTCCGTACGAGGATCATTCGAAACCCCTTGAAGGGACACTATATTGCTGTGCACAGCAAATAGCGCGTCAGGCTGCCGAGCATGGCGAACCGTTCGATATCGAAGTTAAACGCGTCGTTATTCACGGGCTGCTTCACCTTGTCGGTTATGATGATGCGTCAGAGGCTGAAAAACATGATATGAGGCGGCTCGAAAATTTTTATCTTGGGTAG
- a CDS encoding DUF2723 domain-containing protein has translation MSTDHKTLNKFFAAAAFLIALILYVLTLPPTASFWDCSERIACAFGLQIPHPPGTPFYLLLGRFFSMFTGAESAAYMINLMSALASSTTIMLLYLIIVRFVREFKGYDVDTYPVIDRIGLYGGGLIGALTFAVSDSHWFTSIEAETYALSLTFTALVVWLVLKWSENHNALRNERWLLLITFLFGLAFGVHLLSLLAIFFVGLIIYFRKFEFEFRTFFIASAASIGIFFLIYPLTIIQLPALAGSFSNLTGDMLGPLAFFTLFAALLSYGIHYTHKKGHRTANILLLGYMLILVGYSTYSMIYIRSQVNPGIDQNSPDEVDSFIAYLKREQYGQQPLFRGASYNNEVGSIDRENPKLFPRRYSPDQRHQRKYSEYRSDLHFFLSYQVGHMYLRYFAWNFIGRDSDYQDAHWISGFGSSDFRDNPAHNRFFYLPFLLGLIGMFYHFRNDWKRALGVLVLFTATGLAIVAYLNQTPFQPRERDYSYTGSFFAYSIWIGLGATGIIELVKHYLKANKAAAYGSLFVLALAVPVLVGSQTYSNNDRSLRYVAPDYAYNLLNSTAPYAILFTNGDNDTFPLWYLQEVRGIRTDVRVVNLSLLNTEWYIKQMKNLWNYDSPPVPIDLTDAEVDRLGEKFNFRRSSDFHQPGDITIPVDADFLRRVYAGEEDFRWAPDGDIPEEMGFGVPLSDLDEEVTWHFEGTFLGRDQRGNDLYYTRIQDDMVLEILRTNRWVRPVYFSTTVARDGQMNLQNYFRLEGKAFRVVPFRTDNEIDTEIHGKRLKSFRLREVNNEAAYFDENIRRMMDNYRTIVIRQAAAFMRGGEPESAAYWLRWGEEKVPFSTIMGDPTSILNYAYRYAQVDVLDRALELAGMARTDLDRSFRRYMQNLNRLEDEIDQLERRISDRGASISSQRRRTMQNRLNGLMDDRQQLIRDLSYDSSRYMIIQRILYMNDMDEEAAEVAAFIAEVTDDRLPFPATRSENRQRVRSLFGDE, from the coding sequence ATGTCGACGGACCATAAAACGCTTAACAAGTTTTTTGCAGCAGCCGCTTTTCTTATTGCACTGATTCTCTATGTACTTACGCTTCCGCCGACAGCCAGCTTCTGGGATTGCAGTGAACGTATCGCCTGTGCTTTCGGGCTTCAGATCCCCCACCCTCCCGGCACCCCCTTCTATTTGTTGCTGGGTCGGTTTTTTTCCATGTTTACCGGAGCCGAATCTGCGGCCTACATGATCAACCTGATGAGTGCGCTGGCCTCATCCACCACGATCATGCTTCTTTACCTGATAATCGTGCGGTTTGTCCGTGAGTTCAAAGGGTATGATGTAGATACCTATCCGGTGATTGACCGAATCGGACTGTATGGAGGCGGCCTGATTGGGGCGCTTACATTTGCCGTTTCAGACAGTCACTGGTTTACCTCCATTGAAGCGGAGACCTATGCCCTTTCACTGACCTTTACGGCACTGGTTGTCTGGCTGGTGCTGAAATGGTCCGAGAATCATAACGCTCTTCGCAATGAGCGCTGGCTCCTGCTGATCACCTTTTTGTTCGGCCTTGCCTTCGGAGTTCACTTGCTGAGCTTGCTGGCCATCTTTTTTGTCGGGCTCATCATCTATTTCCGCAAATTTGAGTTTGAGTTCCGGACATTTTTCATAGCCTCGGCTGCTTCGATCGGCATTTTCTTTCTGATTTATCCTCTGACCATCATTCAGCTGCCCGCCCTGGCCGGATCATTTTCCAACCTAACCGGCGACATGCTGGGGCCACTCGCTTTTTTTACCCTGTTCGCCGCTTTGCTATCCTATGGTATCCACTATACCCATAAAAAGGGACACCGGACCGCCAATATATTGCTGCTGGGCTACATGCTGATTCTGGTGGGTTACTCCACCTATTCGATGATCTATATCCGGTCGCAGGTAAACCCGGGCATTGACCAGAACTCTCCGGATGAGGTAGATTCCTTTATCGCCTATCTCAAAAGAGAGCAATATGGCCAGCAGCCTCTGTTCAGGGGAGCGAGCTACAATAACGAGGTGGGTTCAATTGACCGCGAAAACCCGAAGCTGTTCCCTCGGCGATACTCGCCCGATCAGCGCCATCAGAGAAAATACAGCGAATACCGAAGCGATCTTCACTTTTTCCTCAGCTATCAGGTGGGTCACATGTATCTTCGCTATTTCGCCTGGAATTTTATCGGCCGTGACAGCGACTACCAGGATGCGCACTGGATTTCCGGATTTGGAAGCAGCGATTTCCGGGATAATCCCGCGCATAACCGGTTTTTCTACCTGCCGTTTCTGCTTGGCCTGATTGGGATGTTCTATCACTTCCGAAACGACTGGAAGAGGGCTCTGGGGGTGCTGGTGCTGTTTACAGCTACCGGCCTGGCCATTGTGGCATACCTGAACCAAACCCCGTTTCAGCCCAGGGAAAGGGATTATTCCTACACAGGGTCCTTTTTTGCTTATTCCATTTGGATCGGACTGGGGGCTACCGGCATCATTGAACTTGTCAAGCACTACCTGAAGGCGAACAAGGCAGCCGCCTACGGGTCCCTGTTTGTATTGGCGCTGGCCGTTCCCGTTCTGGTTGGCAGCCAGACGTACAGTAACAACGATCGAAGCCTTCGCTATGTGGCTCCGGACTATGCCTATAACCTCCTGAACAGTACGGCTCCATATGCCATACTGTTCACCAATGGTGACAACGATACCTTCCCCCTCTGGTATCTGCAGGAAGTAAGAGGAATTCGGACGGATGTGCGCGTGGTGAACCTTAGTTTGCTAAACACCGAGTGGTACATCAAACAGATGAAAAATCTCTGGAATTATGACTCTCCGCCGGTTCCCATCGACCTGACTGATGCCGAAGTCGATCGCCTTGGAGAAAAGTTCAACTTCCGGAGATCTTCCGATTTTCATCAACCCGGCGATATAACCATTCCGGTTGATGCTGATTTCCTGCGACGCGTATATGCGGGTGAAGAGGATTTCAGATGGGCTCCGGATGGTGATATCCCCGAAGAAATGGGGTTTGGAGTACCTCTTTCCGACCTGGATGAAGAGGTGACCTGGCACTTTGAAGGAACCTTTTTGGGACGGGACCAACGAGGCAATGATCTCTATTATACAAGGATTCAGGATGATATGGTTCTCGAAATACTGAGAACCAACCGGTGGGTCCGCCCTGTTTACTTTTCAACGACCGTTGCACGTGATGGCCAGATGAACCTGCAGAATTATTTCCGGCTGGAGGGCAAAGCGTTTAGGGTGGTGCCCTTCCGAACCGATAACGAAATTGACACCGAGATTCACGGTAAAAGGCTTAAGTCGTTCAGGCTGAGAGAAGTAAACAACGAGGCCGCCTATTTTGACGAAAATATCCGGCGCATGATGGATAACTATCGCACTATTGTTATCCGCCAGGCGGCAGCGTTCATGCGGGGCGGAGAGCCAGAGAGTGCCGCCTACTGGCTGCGCTGGGGCGAAGAAAAGGTTCCTTTCAGTACGATCATGGGGGATCCGACATCCATCCTGAACTATGCCTACCGTTATGCGCAGGTTGATGTTCTGGACCGTGCCCTGGAACTGGCCGGTATGGCACGAACCGATCTTGACCGTTCTTTCCGCAGATACATGCAAAATCTGAATCGGCTTGAAGACGAAATAGATCAGCTTGAGCGCCGAATTAGCGACCGGGGAGCCTCGATTAGCAGTCAAAGGCGCCGGACCATGCAGAACCGCCTCAACGGTCTGATGGATGACCGGCAGCAACTGATCCGCGATCTCTCCTATGATTCAAGCCGTTACATGATCATTCAAAGAATTCTCTATATGAACGATATGGATGAAGAAGCCGCTGAAGTTGCAGCTTTTATTGCCGAGGTAACCGATGACCGCCTTCCGTTCCCTGCTACCCGGTCGGAAAACCGGCAGCGTGTCAGAAGCCTTTTTGGCGATGAATAG